Proteins encoded within one genomic window of Thalassophryne amazonica chromosome 23, fThaAma1.1, whole genome shotgun sequence:
- the LOC117505401 gene encoding urea transporter 2-like — MDMDPKSEEQQIGLSGTGLRRRALDTLLLCTGDMVHVDKAIQDKLFVLQLVVWCLRGVAQVTLTNNPLGGALILAALFWDSPWQCLLGSLGVLTSTLTAVIMHQDRAEVSAGQHGFNGMLVSLLMVAFSSAGDCYWWLVLPVCLGSATCVFLFSGLFSVLDRWDLPVSVFPFNIVIFYLLCTGPDNPYFPTHLGTPPGVLEPNSTQLQA, encoded by the exons ATGGACATGGACCCCAAATCAGAAGAGCAACAGATTGGACTAAGCGGCACTGGACTTAGACGGCGTGCGCTGGATACTCTGCTGTTGTGTACTGGAGACATGGTGCATGTGGACAAGGCCATCCAGG ACAAGTTGTTTGTGCTCCAGCTGGTGGTGTGGTGCCTGAGAGGTGTCGCCCAGGTGACTCTGACCAACAACCCGCTGGGCGGTGCTCTTATCCTGGCTGCACTTTTCTGGGACTCCCCCTGGCAATGCCTGCTGGGAAGTCTAGGTGTACTGACCTCAACTCTAACAGCTGTTATCATGCACCAAGACAG GGCTGAGGTGTCGGCAGGTCAACACGGTTTTAACGGCATGTTGGTGTCTCTGCTGATGGTAGCATTCAGCTCGGCTGGAGACTGCTATTGGTGGCTGGTTCTACCAGTCTGTCTGGGCTCGGCAACATG TGTGTTTTTGTTCAGTGGTCTGTTTTCAGTGTTGGACCGCTGGGACTTGCCGGTCTCTGTGTTTCCATTCAACATCGTGATTTTCTACCTCCTCTGTACTGGCCCAGATAATCCCTACTTCCCGACTCACCTTGGAACACCACCTGGGGTGCTGGAGCCCAACAGCACacagcttcaggcatga